The Aureispira anguillae genome contains a region encoding:
- a CDS encoding acyl-CoA thioesterase, translating into MRVKLKDHQQYIFSTTIRTRITDLNYGGHVGNEMMLIFAQQARVDFLNSLGYGELTLAGKGIIMTDAAVVYKSETHAGDTLKIELALDDLTTIGFDLYYKISNQKTNREVARVKTGILCFDYELKKIATLPTEVVDKINALLG; encoded by the coding sequence ATGAGAGTTAAGCTAAAAGATCACCAGCAGTATATTTTTTCAACAACCATTCGAACTCGTATTACTGATCTTAATTATGGGGGGCATGTTGGAAACGAAATGATGCTAATATTTGCACAGCAAGCAAGAGTTGATTTCTTAAATAGTTTGGGCTATGGAGAACTTACATTGGCTGGAAAAGGAATCATTATGACAGATGCCGCAGTGGTTTATAAATCGGAAACACATGCTGGCGACACGCTCAAAATAGAATTGGCATTAGATGACCTCACAACAATTGGTTTTGATCTGTATTATAAAATTAGTAATCAGAAAACCAATAGAGAGGTTGCACGGGTCAAGACTGGAATTTTGTGTTTTGATTATGAGTTAAAGAAAATTGCTACTCTTCCTACCGAAGTTGTGGATAAGATAAATGCATTGTTGGGATGA
- a CDS encoding response regulator transcription factor — protein sequence MDTKGKILLVEDDKNFGDVLCSYLEMNDYDVTLEMDGEAGLNRFQKDTFDLCIFDVMMPKKDGITLAKDVRDIDQVVPIIFLTAKTMKDDIIKGFQAGADDYIPKPFAPEELLYRIQAILKRSQKPERQKQEAKEFNIGNYHFNYPLRILTYGDNENKEKLSPKESELLRMFCLYMNDILPRSIALKEIWGEDNYFTARSMDVFVTKLRKYLKKDDKIEIINIHGNGFQLRVSEEQAV from the coding sequence ATGGATACAAAAGGTAAAATTCTATTAGTTGAGGATGACAAAAACTTTGGAGATGTACTGTGTTCTTACCTAGAAATGAATGACTATGATGTCACATTAGAAATGGATGGAGAAGCGGGCTTAAACAGATTCCAAAAAGATACCTTTGACTTGTGTATTTTTGATGTGATGATGCCCAAAAAGGATGGCATTACATTGGCCAAGGATGTACGTGATATTGATCAAGTTGTACCTATTATTTTCTTGACAGCCAAAACAATGAAAGACGATATCATCAAGGGTTTCCAAGCTGGTGCTGATGATTATATCCCCAAACCCTTTGCCCCCGAAGAGTTGCTGTATCGCATTCAAGCTATACTAAAAAGAAGCCAAAAACCTGAACGTCAGAAGCAAGAAGCTAAAGAATTCAATATTGGTAATTATCATTTTAACTACCCCTTGCGAATCTTGACCTACGGTGACAACGAAAACAAAGAAAAACTTTCTCCAAAAGAGTCTGAATTATTACGCATGTTTTGCCTCTATATGAATGATATTTTACCTAGAAGCATTGCCTTGAAAGAAATCTGGGGAGAAGATAATTATTTCACAGCTCGTAGTATGGATGTTTTTGTAACTAAACTTCGAAAATACCTCAAAAAAGATGATAAAATTGAGATTATCAATATCCATGGCAATGGATTTCAGCTTAGAGTTAGCGAAGAACAAGCTGTATAA